One window of Microbacterium sp. 1S1 genomic DNA carries:
- a CDS encoding four-carbon acid sugar kinase family protein — MHIDALLDPLPASLAVTAAEVRAEVDPARVLVVLDDDPTGTQSVANLPVLTRWERADLDEALATGAAAVYVLTNTRSLDEESAAARNREIVAVTLAAAEARGRRVTFVSRGDSTLRGHFPLETDILSTEIGARTGRAPALTLLVPAFPDAGRITVDGVHYWVTGGEATPVGETPFAADATFGYASSDLREWVAEKTGGRIPASAVASLDISTIRSGVDAVARFLESLADGTVVAVDVVEESDMRVVALALHRLHARDVLLRVGPPYVRAHIGQEIAEPVQAADIPFAHDRGGLVVVGSHVPLTTAQLQALTAARPNTRTIELDVRALIGPERESHLETQAHAVADALAAGTVIVHTTRELVTGADGDESLAIARRISSGVVDLVRRVLAIAPPRFVIAKGGITSSDVASEALEIRRATVLGPMLPGLVSLWQPETGPAVGIPYVVFAGNVGDADSLVTVVATLAGDDGNHPEGHS, encoded by the coding sequence GTGCACATCGACGCCCTGCTGGACCCCTTGCCGGCGTCCCTCGCCGTCACCGCCGCCGAGGTCCGTGCGGAGGTCGACCCCGCCCGCGTGCTCGTCGTCCTCGACGACGATCCGACCGGCACGCAGTCGGTCGCGAACCTTCCCGTGCTCACCCGGTGGGAGCGCGCCGACCTCGATGAGGCGCTCGCGACCGGCGCCGCCGCCGTCTACGTGCTCACCAACACCCGGTCTCTGGATGAGGAGTCCGCGGCCGCACGCAACCGCGAGATCGTCGCGGTGACCCTCGCCGCGGCCGAGGCCCGGGGTCGCCGCGTCACGTTCGTCTCCCGCGGCGACTCGACCCTGCGCGGTCATTTCCCGCTGGAGACCGACATCCTCTCCACCGAGATCGGGGCCCGCACCGGTCGCGCCCCCGCGCTGACCCTGCTCGTCCCGGCGTTCCCCGACGCCGGGCGGATCACGGTCGACGGGGTGCACTACTGGGTCACGGGCGGCGAGGCCACTCCCGTCGGCGAGACGCCCTTCGCCGCCGATGCCACGTTCGGCTACGCGTCTTCCGACCTGCGCGAGTGGGTCGCGGAGAAGACGGGCGGCCGCATCCCGGCGTCGGCGGTCGCCAGCCTCGACATCAGCACCATCCGCAGCGGCGTGGACGCCGTCGCGCGCTTCCTCGAGTCCCTGGCCGACGGCACGGTCGTCGCGGTCGACGTCGTCGAGGAGTCCGACATGCGCGTCGTCGCGCTCGCCCTGCACCGCTTGCACGCGCGCGACGTGCTGCTCCGCGTCGGCCCGCCCTACGTGCGCGCACACATCGGGCAGGAGATCGCCGAGCCCGTGCAGGCGGCCGACATCCCCTTCGCCCACGACCGCGGGGGCCTCGTCGTCGTCGGCAGCCACGTACCGCTCACCACCGCCCAGCTCCAAGCCCTCACCGCCGCACGCCCGAACACCCGGACGATCGAGCTCGACGTGCGTGCCCTCATCGGCCCCGAGCGCGAGAGCCACCTCGAGACGCAGGCGCATGCGGTCGCGGACGCGCTCGCCGCCGGCACCGTGATCGTCCACACCACGCGCGAGCTCGTCACGGGCGCCGACGGGGACGAGAGCCTCGCGATCGCCCGCCGCATCTCCAGCGGGGTCGTCGACCTCGTTCGTCGGGTGCTCGCGATCGCCCCGCCGCGCTTCGTCATCGCGAAGGGCGGGATCACCTCGAGCGACGTCGCGAGCGAAGCCCTCGAGATCCGCCGGGCCACCGTGCTCGGACCCATGCTGCCGGGGCTCGTGTCGCTGTGGCAGCCGGAGACCGGCCCCGCGGTCGGCATCCCCTACGTCGTGTTCGCCGGCAATGTCGGCGATGCGGACTCCCTCGTCACCGTCGTCGCCACTCTCGCGGGCGACGATGGAAACCACCCGGAAGGACACTCATGA